In one window of Nicotiana tabacum cultivar K326 chromosome 12, ASM71507v2, whole genome shotgun sequence DNA:
- the LOC107765122 gene encoding uncharacterized protein LOC107765122 produces MALEWVVLGYAAAAEVVMVILLTLPGTYPLRKGLISVTRNLLKPFLSVVPFCVFLLLDIYWKYETRPRCKSAESCTPTELMRHQKSVVKSQRNALLIAAALMFYWLLYSVTRLVTRVEMLNQRVEKLQNQE; encoded by the coding sequence ATGGCATTAGAATGGGTAGTTCTAGGCTACGCTGCGGCAGCAGAGGTGGTGATGGTAATCCTTTTAACACTTCCAGGTACATACCCTTTACGTAAAGGTCTAATATCCGTTACACGAAACCTTCTCAAGCCTTTTCTTTCAGTGGTTCCGTTCTGTGTCTTCTTGTTATTGGACATTTACTGGAAATACGAGACTCGTCCGAGGTGTAAATCGGCCGAGTCTTGTACCCCGACGGAGCTGATGCGACACCAGAAATCCGTCGTGAAAAGCCAGCGTAATGCGCTGTTGATTGCCGCTGCGCTGATGTTTTATTGGTTGCTTTACTCTGTGACGCGGTTGGTTACCCGAGTTGAAATGTTGAATCAGCGAGTTGAGAAGTTGCAGAATCAGGAATAA